TTTTGGATTGTTGTTACTATTGAGAAGGGCGTTTCGAAGTTGTGAAACTTCATTTGTTTATTCCAAGCATATTAATAATAGAAGACGCTAATTGCAAGGGTCTTTTACAATGCTCGCTCGTATTGATAGATACAACTTTATTGCCAATGGAAAAAATTTTGACATCCTCCACAAGCTAAGGCGATAATTCTATTTCTGATGGGAAAAAAGATATGCGAATTACATCATCGATGTggaaattcaatttcttacgctcgctcgatcatcgtataataatttcaaaaagttCCCCTatacaataattatatatgtttttttcctAGCCAAGGGATATACATGTAATTACATTCCGGCGGccaaactaaaaaatttacacgcccccgaaaaaaaaaatggtactAGTTATTATACAGTATATAATTTTTGGGACcactaaattattattattattattaattaaaaataacaagcgaaaaatatagaaataaataaagaattattatgttagttaaaaagaaaaaataaaataaaatgaaaacgaAAATTCCTCCCCTGCCCCTTACATGATTACATCTCTCCTCTGCTTGGTTCCTATATAACCGACCTGCCATCTTCCATCCACTTTCGTCTTCACCGGCCAAAGCTCCTCGTCAcatcttttctcttcctccgGCGACTTCCTTCCCCTCTGCAGGCTTGCAGGTCAGCGAAACCCTAGAGAGAAAAGATCAGTCATTGTTGTTGAGGGGGGTAAAACCCGGGAGCAGACGAGTTGCAGACATCACGGCTATACACGGTGCACCGCGGCCCCTCCTACTTCATGCCCGCTCCATCCGTCGTAAGGGCTGTTGCAGCGGCGCTCTGAGCGAGCACTCCATCAGCTGCAACCCCTCGCCGCACGGAGGCCGCGGCGCCCTCCCCTCCGAAGGCGGCAGCCCCTCCGACCTCCTCTTCCTCGCCGGCGGCGGCAACAGCACCCTCCTCTCCGCAATCTGCTTCTAGATTTCTCAATTCCTTAGTGTTTCCTGCAGATTAGTTTTGTGTAATCGTAAGCGTACTGTTTAgagagaatttttgaactggGTCCTGCGTGCTTGGGTGGGGATCTTCGCGGGTAGTTGGTGTTTTCGGGGATAAAGCTGAGGAGGAGGAATCTCAGTTTGTCCGGAAAGATGATGCTCAGGATCAAGAGGGTTCCGACCATCGTGTCGAACTTCCAGGCTGAGGACGCCGGCGCTCGCTCTGGTTGCGGCCGGAACTGCCTCAAGAGCTGCTGCATTCAAGGTAAGGTTTGCCGTTATTGTCTgcaatttagttttttttttttttcatggtGGATTTCTGATTTACTAGTTGTCTTTGTGAATGCAAATGACAGGGGCAAAGCTCCCGCTTTATGCCTTCAAGAAAGAGAACTCCGTTGATGGAGAGAAGGCGCAAGAGAAGAAGGAGCCTCCCGTCGAGTTTCTTGACTCGCTCCTTCTCGGGGAGGTAAAGATTTTTGTTATTGCATGGAGGAAATTGAGCCCCAAGTTGTGATTTTTATTCGAAGTTGCCACTTCCGATCATAAGGCTGAGATGTCCTTTTGTAACTTGATTGTAGTGGGAGGATCGGATGCAGAGAGGCCTCTTTCGCTATGACGTTACTGCCTGCGAGACTAAGGTGTGGCTTTGATTTGATCCTCTCTCTTCTGCAACTCTATTTTCCTAGTCCTGTTGGCATTTTGGTTTATCAGCTGTTTTAGGAGTGTCGACAGATATTAGGATAGATTATGCATGAGAGAATGTTATAGAATGCGAGTAATAATGGCTAGTGTACCGTTACCGGAGTTTCATAATTGTAATTCAAATTGAGCTGCGAGCACTCATGCTTCTACTTCCTTGCCATAAAAGTTGCATCAGGAGATACTTGTCTGATTAGTTTTGAGTTAGTCTGAGTGCCCGTATTGGTCTCCTATAGGTTATTCCTGGGGATTATGGATTTGTAGCCCAGCTGAATGAGGGCCGTCATCTCAAAAAGCGGCCAACGGAGTTCCGTGTGGACAAGGTCCTGCAGCCCTTTGACGGAAACAAGTTCAACTTCACCAAAGTCGGACAAGAGGAGGTTCTCTTCCAGTTTGAAGCCAGCGAGGACGGGGATGTCCAGTTCTTCCCCAATGCTCCGATCGATGTTGATAACTCCCCCAGTGTTGTTGCCATCAATGTACACCAATTCACTTGACTACATCTCTAGCTCTTCCTAAGCTTGTTGCAAGTTTCTGGATTTACTGAtttgtgttttgttgtgtttcaatttcaattcaacTGAACAGGTCAGTCCAATCGAGTATGGGCATGTGCTGTTGATCCCTCGTATTTTTGAGTGCTTGCCTCAGAGGATTGACCGTGAGAGCTTCTTGCTTGCTCTTTACATGGCTGCTGAGGCCGCTAATCCGTACTTCCGCCTGGGTTACAACAGCTTGGGGGCATTCGCGACCATCAATCACCTTCACTTCCAGGTATGATTTTGCTATGGAATCATGTATTAAACTGTAATTAATCTGCTTGCCACACTAGTGGATGCGAGCctgatgtttttttttttaaatggatgCAGGCTTACTACTTGGCCGTGCCCTTCCCGATTGAGAAGGCTTCTACAAAGAAAGTAACTACTCTTGATTCTGGTGTCAAGATCTCGGAGCTTGTGAACTACCCAGTCAGAGGTCTTGTCTTTGAGGGTGGAAACACCCTGCAAGATTTGTCCAACAACGTTTCAGAAGCCTGCAGCTGCCTTCAGGATAACAACATCCCGTACAACGTCCTTATTGCTGACTGCGGGAGGCGAATCTTCCTCCTCCCACAGGTATGTCTCTTCTGCAATAATTAGGTATAGATTTACCGCTGCATTATCATGCACAGGAATTTGAAGTGGTCTGGCTATTGGTTCTACCAGGGTCTCAGAGGTCAAGGCAGGATTAGGGAAATTAATGTAGAAATAATTTGCAAAACTACAAATCTAATACTATTCACTTAATTGGGGACTTAAATGCCTTCATTTTGATATTATGCTAATCTCTTTTAAGTTTGTAACTGCTCTTATGTTCTACTGGTTGAATAAAACAGTGCTATGCTGAGAAACAAGCCCTCGGGGAAGTGAGTGCGGAGCTCCTCGACACACAGGTGAACCCTGCTGTATGGGAGATAAGTGGACACATTGTGCTGAAGAGGAGGGAGGACTTCGAGGGGGCATCGGAGGGGAACGCATGGAGGCTCCTTGCAGAAGTCTCCTTGTCTGAGGAGCGTTTCCAGGAGGTGAATGCCCTTATTTTCGAGGCCATCTCCAGCAACAGCAGGCTGCTCGAGGAGGAGGCAGCTGATCTTGCCAAGAACAGGGAGGAGAGCGGCCCCATCAAGGGAAGCTCTCGCCGCCCCACAATGGTGAGCGGGACCCAGGAGTGCTTGGTTCTGCAGTGAGGTGGAACAGAGCCGGCACGTGATATTAAGTAGCACCTCATAGTTAAATAGCCAACTCCTGGCACATTGCGCCTGGTTTGGGTGTGCAAGGAATAAGCAAAAACTAGTGTTTTGCATCATTGCTCTTATCAGTGATGTTTTACTGTCTTCGCATATGTTGTTGCGGCTGTATGATGTTTTGGTGGTTTCCAGTCTGCGGTCTGATTGAGCCCGTTCTTGTTGGGCTATTGTGAATGAAGATTTGctggttttccttttctttctgcAGCAACTTGGTTGTGCTCTCCTCCCTCTCTCAGCCTTGTAACAGTGTGCAACTCCTCTCGAGAATAAGAAACGCGGTAAGTTTGATTAAAAGGGACCCCGATCGGCATGAAGGTGGGTCTGTAAATTATTCTTCACCAGGGAGACGTTGTACAGATCTTTTGAGCTCGCGATAATAATGAGTCTTGAGAGGGCCTACATTCATGTTGAAGCTAGCGAGGCCACAAATTTGTTTGAATCAATACAAGTTTGCATCAGCAAGACGATCAACTCCCGGTCATTTTCTGCAAAGTAGAAGAATCTTTTCGATAACGCCATCATTTAATCTACTTCTCTGCATAACAAGCAACCATAGACGTTGGAACCAATAAAAGGGATCGGGGAAGTCCTACGACTCCGGAGATCTCGCAATGTAATGGGTCGATTGCAGAGTCGAATTGATTCCGGTCGTGTAGATGATACTGGTCAGGTCAGGTGATCTGTCTCTCTTCTACAACAATACTGATAAGACAAGTAGAAACAATGAGGAGTAAAGTGAGACAGGGAAAAAGTCTTAGGGGGGTAATTCTGAATTAATCCTTTCTTTGCAACACTAATCGGGTCAATCGGATCCGACTGCCTTCCTTCGCCCGCATCATTTCCAccgattctctctctcctgcTATTTCCATGTTCGTTCCTCCAAGCTTCCGCCCTCTTCCTCTCAGGTCTCCGAATCTTCCGTCCACGGTGAGTTCTCCTTCtccattttatcaatttgaaGACGTACTGCATTCTCTATATTGTATTCTTGATACAATTCTGCGCAGCCATTTGTGCTTTGATTCAGCTGAGATTGCTTTTGTTTGGTATTTGATTGTTGGATGGTGAAGCTGATTGGTATTCAGCTGTTGATTGGTTTTACTCAGCTAAGACTGCTTTTGTTTGGAAGATATGATCGGAGAGATTTAATCAGTTGTGATGAAAGTAAAAGAAGAGACCTTCCAATGATTCATTGCGACTTGCTCAAGCTCTTGCCGTTTATTTATGGATTTTATTTTCGCCATGAAGTATTTGCTCGCTTTAGAAATGTGGGAATAGGAAGGTAAGCCGGAAGAACTGAACCACGAAAAACGTACGGCTGGCATCATCCTAAGATTCTGAAGTTGATTTTTATCGACTGTTTCAGACTGTAGATTCATAGAATTTTGAGATGAAGTAGGGAGTCCACTGGAAAATTCCAGTAATGGCGACCCAAAGTGCCTCAGTAGATTGTAATGCTCTTGAATTGTGTACTTCGATGTCAAGGATTCGATAGGAATATGTAACATAATGGCTCATGTGAGTATTGTCGTGATTCAATTGAAGCAGTTGCCATGACAAAGTTTTAGACTATAGTTGTCCTATGCTTTTGCTCTGAATTGCATTCCCGTTCAAGATCAAACAGGAAATACTGGAAATCTTAGTAgttttcattacttttcccAATTTGGGCAGTTAATCTCAGCTGTAGAGGTACTGCTAATGGTTTTGTACAAAGTTCCAGCTCCAGCCTCTTCTGTAACAATGCTCTAAATTGCTCGATTGATTTTGCGAGGTGCTCATTACTTACGACTGCAGGAGCCAAATAAATTATCAAGCCAAATACAATTGCTCTGCTTTAATTTGCTTTTGAACTGCAGAGGGAGCGAAAGAGTGATGATTAGAAAACTTCAAATGTGGCGAAGTCTGTCTATTCCTTTAAAGAGTAATAAGATGCGGCGACTGTGAGGCCATTGTAAGCTCCCGTTCCTTACACAACGGCCCTGACACAATTGAAGAGCTCTTGGACAGGCATGtggtgaagaaggagaagtCTCTTGACGATGAAGAGGAGGAGCTGCAAGCTTGGCAACAGCTGACAAGCACCCGAAGAGAGGCACTGAGTCTCTACAGAGACATCCTTCGGGCCACTTGGTTCTTCATGTGGCCTGATTTCCGTGGGATGCTGTGGAGGGATGTCTTGACTCTTGAGAGAGAATGCTCGGAGAGAGTTCGAGGACGCCCGATTCGAGAAGGACCCAGAGATCATGATTAGATTACTCATTGGAGGGAGAGATGCAGCGGAATTGGCGTAAGAGAAACTCGCTGAGAAACAGCGAGAGCAGATTGACGAGGAACGTGGAGGCAGTGGAAGCCGATGATAGTCGATAGATGATAATGGAAGACGGATctgcatatatgtgtatactCCTTACAATAAACTAGATCCTACTAGATCATTTTTGTCTATCAGGTTTGATCTTCCTATTGAAATTGCGATTGTTGGAATGAATTCGTATCTTTTCCTATGCTTCTTCTACCGAGTGCAGAATCTGCGGATAATTACTGGCACACTTTCAATCGAGTATGCCATGCTCAGACGGTCATATATTGATTTATGGTACTCTAGTCTAAACCATTTTTAGCTTCGGGCATGTAAATCTGAATTATGTCTCGGGGAGTTGCACAGCGCCTCCTATTTATTAGATTAGGTTCTCCGTCATGTTGGACTTGCATCGAGACAGTCCCGACACTAAGCATTAGTAAGTGCTCGAATCCAAGTTCACGGGGTGATTCCGCCAGGGCCAGTAATGCTAACATAGGTGCGAGCTCCTTAGTTCTCCCGTTAAATCCCCGAAATAAAACGGAGATGGTTCCTTAAAGAAATCAGATAATCTTCCTTCCTGTCACAGGCAGATGGAGGGGAAAACGGCCCATCACGAACCATCAATGAATACAATGCTCAAGCAGCAGCACTCATCAATGTCGGCCCAGAATCTCAGAACATCGGTCGGGACGTattgataataataaatctCATAGTGTAGTGAAAAAGATATATGCGTATATTCTCTCTCTTCGTCCCATGATGATGACGAGCAAGAAAGGTCTCTCTTTTCCTCcaaagctccaatttttaaGGAGATAAATCCCCGACCCAGCTCACCTCGTCCTTCGTACTTCTTCTTCATTATATTCTTCTCACCGCAATCTTCCTCCCCGCCGAACTCCCTTGGTTTCCTTGAAACACCGAGGAGCACTTTGAGCAGAGGCCGCCCAATTTCTTCACCTGTCAATTTAAGCTCCTGTCTCTGTTGCTGTGTCATTGTGAGTGATTAGTACCATAACGTCTCCCCTTTCTACTCGTCATCTGTCAGGTACAGGCTGTTGTTGGGGTGTTTGCGTATCGGAAAAAGTTCGTTTCTTTCTGAAGGGCTTTGATATTTGCGGGTTGATAACTGATAAGTGTAGTGAAGCGTGATGCTGTGGCTCTGTGTACTACTCTGCTAGCTTTCTGTTTTCTGTTTGGCTGATGAGAAAACTACCTGTTGTTGCGGTTTTGCTGATGGCTGATGGCCAGTGCTTTTAGTAATTATTGGTTGCAATGTGCTTTGAAGTTAAAAAGACTCGGTTGTTGTTGGAAAATCTCTATTGGGTTTCGTCTTTTACTGTCTTTAACGAGGCAAAGTGACTTTGGCTGTTCACTCTGTGACATTGTATTTCATTTCTTCTATGCCTCAGTGAGTAATGGTGAACTCATGCTCCTGATTTCCAGTTACTATTAGCGGGCTGAAGGTGGGCAAAATCTTCCCTTTTGGGCTCAACCCCGCCAGCCCTTTCTGATCATGCCTGGACACACTCAAATTGTTGTTCAATGTGCTGTAGATTGGATTCTTTTCACAGTTGAATTGCAGTATTGTACTGCCTGTTGTAGCTCAATGActtgtttattttaattttgatagaCTTGGTCATCACGATGGCTACTTCTTGCTCGTTCTCTGCGTCTAATCTTACGAGGCCCAGGACCTCTCTCGAAGCTGTTAATTCCCTACAGGCATCCTCGTTAAATCACTCCACCTTCTCCCTGAACCCGATCAAAACCTTAGGGGTCAGGAGATTCTCAGCATGGAACAAGATCCGTTGCTGCGCTGTGGAACTTGAAAACTCACGGCCATTTTCAGCGGGGAAGAAATTCCAACTCGATGACGTAATTGAAGCCCAGCAGTTTGATCGGGACATATTAAATGCCATATTTGAAGTGGCTCAGGACATGGAGAGGGTCGAAAAGAACCCTTTGCGAAGTCAGATCCTTAAGGGCTACTTAATGGCTACTCTCTTCTATGAGCCCTCCACTAGGACCAGACTCTCCTTCGAGTCTGCAATGAAAAGGTTAGGGGGTGAAGTTCTGACCACCGAGAATGCGAGAGAATTTTCATCTGCAGCCAAAGGAGAAACACTTGAAGGTTGACTCTAGGCATTAAGAAAGTGTTCTTTTGATCATGTTAATTAAGGTAGTAAATTTTCCCTGATCCTGTGTCTTGATTTGCAGATACCATAAGGACCGTCGAGGGTTATTCGGATATTATTGTAATGCGGCACTTTGAGAGTGGGGCTGCCATGAGAGCTGCAAATACTGCTGGAATTCCAATCATTAATGCAGGGGATGGTCCTGGACAGCATCCAACTCAGGTGTTTTACATATCCGTGTTTCTTCTTTGTTAAGCGTCTTAACTTTTATCGTAGTGAGGAGCTTTACGTAGCAGGAGGTTTTTAATCTTACCTCAGTTGGATATCAAGATAATGTAATGGATCATCTGCATGTGTACGTTCTTTCTGTTTCAACTGGAAAGAAGGGAGACAATTTGTAACTTTTCCAAAAACGGTTTGTTGCCGTTTGTtctaaattataagaaaatgagTAGGGTACCAGTCTTTCATTCTTCCTTTACTATAGTGACTGTCCTCGCGATTtactttatataattatatttgctGACATAAGTTTCTGGGTACAATTCAGGCTCTTTTAGATGTGTACACGATTGAAAGAGAGGTCGGGAAACTCGATGATATCAAAGTTGCACTCGTGGGAGATCTTGCAAATGGAAGAACAGTCCGTTCGCTTGCATACCTGCTGGCAAAGTATCAAGATGTGAAGATCTACTTTGTTGCTCCTGACGTGGTCAAAATGAAGGTAAAAAGATTATGGGTGCATTTTCAAATCAGAAAAGAGTTCGTCTTTCATTCTctacttttccttttccctctaAATTTATTTCGTATGGTGGTGTTTGCCTTTGTAGGACGATATAAAAGATTATTTGACATCAAAGGGAGTGAAATGGGAGGAAACTTCCGATCTCATGGAAGTGGCTTCCAAGTGCGATATTGTGTACCAAACTCGCATTCAACGAGAACGATTTGGAGAGAGAATTGACCTGTATGAGGAAGCTCGTGGGAAGTATATCGTGGATAAGGCCGTGTTGGACATGATGCAGAAGCATGCAGTGGTGATGCACCCACTTCCTAGGCTCGACGAGgtaattaatttgtttctaAAATTCACTAGCGATCAGTGGGGTCTTAGCTGCTATGAGCAACCTGGGCTCGCCTCTGTTTGCATACATTTGGTTGGACCGATTTCCCAGACGAGCTACACTATGATAATATGTTGCTTATAGTTTACTCGAGCTGCTAGCTGTTCTTGATCGAGTACTTGCAAAATGATTGTCATCTCTTCAAGGAAAAAGTTTGCCACTTTGGACTTTCGCTTGTGGTCGGTCATACATGACCATATTCCGGGTGGAAATCAGGATTCATTACGAGCAAAGCTCGTATGAACAATTATGCTCAATGGCTCTTCCTTATTAACCGAAAGCTTTTGTTACGTGGGGTAACTGGCTGCTTACTTTTTCTTGAACAAATTCTCGTGTAGATCACGGTGGAGGTCGATGCAGATCCAAGGGCTGCGTATTTTCGGCAAGCAAAGAATGGTCTTTACATTAGGATGGCATTATTGAAGCTCCTGTTGCTGGGTTGGTGAATGTTgcaacttcattttttttttccatgtttgCCTTTACCTCGATAATGACAAGGACATCAGCAATGTGTGCTCTCATTGCAATGAGTCTTTTGAGTTCGGAACCTTTCAGTTGAGGTTACTGTTATGCAGTTCTCGTTCGATTGTGGCAACCTCTTACACGATTGATGTTATCTTAACAAGTCGCAGGATCGTCTATACATGTTATATACCGTGTTAAGATTTTGTCCAGTCACCATCTCATCTCGGAAAAGACAATCATAATTGGTTCTTCCCCAGGGTCACTTGGTGAGAGTTCACGTTAAGAACATTTTCAAACATgcaatgagagagagagtggattTCAATTCTTGATCCCACCCAGAATATCAGGAACATTAACTGCCAAGGTAACTCGATGAGGTTGAGGTTGTTATGCACAGCTGCATGGTCTGAGTGACATGGCAGCTCCCAGGTCCGCCACGTGTTAAGCGGAGTCTTGGAAATGACACGTCTCCTCGATCCAAcccttcaaattctctcaggTGAAGAACTTCACCTCACCATTTCTGTGGATTGAGATGAGAGAGCTTTTGCTTCTGGTAACAAACAAGAGCGGGATGGGCTTTAATGGCCGTGGCCTCTCTTCTTTGATAATTCCGAGGTTGATCTTCATGCCTTCAACTCCAAGGCCACCTCTGTGCAATCACGTTATGGTaactataattattaattatgtcTGTCGATTgttggtcttttttttttttctataattcaTCGATAATTTCAAGTATAGTTTGATTGTTGTTACGTGGTAGCAGAGATACAGCCACCGTGATCATAACGACGAGCGAGCCCCCTCCACGGCGCAGGAGTTCAAGAGGGTAGCGGAGGAGAGGCTGAGTGAGACCGAGCGAGGGATTGCCAGCCAGACGGTTGATAAGACCTATGACGGGACCGAAGAAGCCGTCATGGGGAATTCCGACAGCGAGTCTGTCAAGAAGAAGTACAAGGAACATGAAGAGAATGCTGATTACCCCAAGACCGGAGATGACGAACCGGGGGAAAGACGGGCAAATACCGTAAGAGGTTCTTAGTTTTGCATACCGATCTTCGGTCGACATAGCGCTATCATACAGTATCTACAGTGGTTGTTTGAGGAATTGTATAATGGGCAGTGATAGACCGTTGCTTGCTATTTAACTATGAGGTTGTAAAATGTTATGAGAGTTTGAGATATCAAGTGAGAGGTCTTACGTCTGTTTTTGGCCGATGAAACCGATGGTCGATCCGATTGTCCATTCCGCGTCAAAGTCTTGTTAATCTAGATAGGAGTACGTCTGGCGTCCGCTGTTTTTGAAATGTCGACGTACTGCTTTACTGGAAGATAATATGCTGATGGAATGCAACCGATCGATACATTGATAATGCTTTCGTATAACAAAGGACGTCGAtacattgattttttttctttggtttgTGCATTAAAAAATCTGCCGACTTATGGGTTTGGTAAGTCTTCTTCcaatcaaatataatataatctaaTAATTACAAGCAGGAAATGGCCACAAACATGTGATGCCACAATCCCTAGACGAAGCCGACCTTCTTCCTTTACTTGCACCAAATACATTCTCTCTTTCACATctaatatacaaatatatttcttccttaTGGCTATAACTCTTGAATATTTCATGAGGAGCTTCTATGGACACTTGAAGTGGTCGACGTGGTTTCAAGAATTGTCGGTAAATGACTGTTCCAATGAAGTGCAATTGTTAGTGAGCGATGACGACACAGTTTGATCAATTCTTTTATGATCAATGTTGGAGTCAGTACTATTTTCATTTTGCCACGATGCATAGAGATTTGTGTACATGTTGATACGACACTCGTAAATCGTCTATTTTGGTAAGAATTCTTTGATAAGAAAGCA
This portion of the Punica granatum isolate Tunisia-2019 unplaced genomic scaffold, ASM765513v2 Contig00336, whole genome shotgun sequence genome encodes:
- the LOC116190156 gene encoding aspartate carbamoyltransferase 2, chloroplastic-like isoform X1, which translates into the protein MPGHTQIVVQYLVITMATSCSFSASNLTRPRTSLEAVNSLQASSLNHSTFSLNPIKTLGVRRFSAWNKIRCCAVELENSRPFSAGKKFQLDDVIEAQQFDRDILNAIFEVAQDMERVEKNPLRSQILKGYLMATLFYEPSTRTRLSFESAMKRLGGEVLTTENAREFSSAAKGETLEDTIRTVEGYSDIIVMRHFESGAAMRAANTAGIPIINAGDGPGQHPTQALLDVYTIEREVGKLDDIKVALVGDLANGRTVRSLAYLLAKYQDVKIYFVAPDVVKMKDDIKDYLTSKGVKWEETSDLMEVASKCDIVYQTRIQRERFGERIDLYEEARGKYIVDKAVLDMMQKHAVVMHPLPRLDEITVEVDADPRAAYFRQAKNGLYIRMALLKLLLLGW
- the LOC116190156 gene encoding aspartate carbamoyltransferase 2, chloroplastic-like isoform X2, with the translated sequence MATSCSFSASNLTRPRTSLEAVNSLQASSLNHSTFSLNPIKTLGVRRFSAWNKIRCCAVELENSRPFSAGKKFQLDDVIEAQQFDRDILNAIFEVAQDMERVEKNPLRSQILKGYLMATLFYEPSTRTRLSFESAMKRLGGEVLTTENAREFSSAAKGETLEDTIRTVEGYSDIIVMRHFESGAAMRAANTAGIPIINAGDGPGQHPTQALLDVYTIEREVGKLDDIKVALVGDLANGRTVRSLAYLLAKYQDVKIYFVAPDVVKMKDDIKDYLTSKGVKWEETSDLMEVASKCDIVYQTRIQRERFGERIDLYEEARGKYIVDKAVLDMMQKHAVVMHPLPRLDEITVEVDADPRAAYFRQAKNGLYIRMALLKLLLLGW
- the LOC116190157 gene encoding GDP-L-galactose phosphorylase 1-like, with the protein product MMLRIKRVPTIVSNFQAEDAGARSGCGRNCLKSCCIQGAKLPLYAFKKENSVDGEKAQEKKEPPVEFLDSLLLGEWEDRMQRGLFRYDVTACETKVIPGDYGFVAQLNEGRHLKKRPTEFRVDKVLQPFDGNKFNFTKVGQEEVLFQFEASEDGDVQFFPNAPIDVDNSPSVVAINVSPIEYGHVLLIPRIFECLPQRIDRESFLLALYMAAEAANPYFRLGYNSLGAFATINHLHFQAYYLAVPFPIEKASTKKVTTLDSGVKISELVNYPVRGLVFEGGNTLQDLSNNVSEACSCLQDNNIPYNVLIADCGRRIFLLPQCYAEKQALGEVSAELLDTQVNPAVWEISGHIVLKRREDFEGASEGNAWRLLAEVSLSEERFQEVNALIFEAISSNSRLLEEEAADLAKNREESGPIKGSSRRPTMVSGTQECLVLQ